A single Gopherus flavomarginatus isolate rGopFla2 chromosome 17, rGopFla2.mat.asm, whole genome shotgun sequence DNA region contains:
- the ARRDC1 gene encoding arrestin domain-containing protein 1 isoform X3: MGVLTAGEHSFPFQFLLPASAPTSFEGPFGKVVHQVKAVIDTPRFAKDHKCNKVFYILCPLNLNDIPDIEQPNTTSVTKKFNYKLVKSGNIILTATSDLKGYIVGQAIQLRTDIENKSGRDTGTVVASLLQKVAYKSKRWIYDLRTIAEVEGSGVKAWKHAEWKEQILVPALPQSVLHGCSLIHVDYYIQVSLKSPEVSVTLPIYIGNIAVNRVPLTPARSVQHIPSVVVPSAPPEEEEAASGYHPMDNVSIPTKSHSQIQAFSYAPGLSFQDLRLDSDQTASPNHPTLCLATGATVPYYAEGTVVPVPTASSLILPPEYSTWGYPYEAPPSYEQSCSSANSSLSNGN, from the exons GCGTTCTGACAGCTGGCGAGCACAGCTTTCCTTTCCAGTTCCTGCTGCCAG CGTCAGCCCCCACATCATTTGAGGGCCCTTTTGGGAAGGTGGTTCATCAGGTCAAAGCCGTGATAGATACACCCCGATTCGCAAAGGACCACAAGTGCAACAAGGTCTTCTACATTCTCTGCCCGCTCAACCTGAATGACATCCCTGACATTGAG CAACCCAACACCACGTCCGTCACCAAGAAGTTCAACTACAAGCTGGTGAAGAGTGGAAACATCATCTTAACCGCCACCTCGGACCTCAAAGGGTATATTGTGGGGCAGGCAATCCAGCTGCGCACGGATATCGAGAACAAGTCTGGCCGGGACACTGGCACGGTGGTAGCCAGCCTCCTCCAG AAGGTTGCTTATAAATCCAAGCGCTGGATTTATGACTTGAGGACCATTGCGGAGGTGGAGGGCTCAGGGGTGAAGGCCTGGAAGCACGCGGAATGGAAGGAGCAGATCCTTGTCCCCGCGCTGCCGCAGTCTGTGCTGCACGGCTGCAGCCTCATACATGTTGACTACTATATCCAA gttTCCCTGAAGTCGCCAGAGGTTTCAGTCACTCTGCCTATTTACATTGGCAACATCGCTGTGAACCGGGTTCCTCTGACCCCAGCGAGGTCTGTCCAGCACATTCCGTCCGTTGTGGTCCCGTCCGCCCCACCAGAAGAGGAGGAAGCTGCTAGTGGCTATCACCCAATGGACAATGTTTCAATCCCCACCAAAAGCCATTCCCAAATTCAGGCATTCAGCTACGCTCCAGGACTAAGCTTCCAGGACCTAAGGCTGGACTCAGACCAGACTGCCTCCCCAAACCACCCCACGCTTTGCTTGGCGACAGGAGCGACGGTCCCTTACTATGCTGAGGGAACAGTGGTTCCAGTTCCCACTGCCAGCTCTCTCATCTTGCCACCGGAGTACAGCACGTGGGGTTATCCCTATG